One stretch of Nitrosococcus watsonii C-113 DNA includes these proteins:
- a CDS encoding ATP-binding protein, protein MCNGDIQLEIRVPNKTCYLGFIGDIGEKIANELARYTGDRAALAYHLNLALTEALVNAIEHGNTDDPDQTVRVSIRVLPDQLCIEVYDHGQGFDLDQVGTPDLEYPGERGRGIFLIKSIMDSVNYRKIKGGNVLEMRKMLD, encoded by the coding sequence ATGTGTAACGGGGATATTCAGTTAGAGATCAGGGTTCCAAATAAAACCTGTTATCTTGGTTTTATCGGAGATATCGGCGAAAAAATCGCTAACGAGCTAGCACGCTATACAGGCGACCGCGCAGCCCTTGCCTATCATTTAAATTTGGCTCTTACCGAAGCCTTGGTCAATGCAATTGAGCATGGAAATACGGACGATCCGGATCAAACCGTCCGGGTATCCATTCGAGTTTTGCCTGATCAATTATGCATTGAAGTCTACGATCATGGGCAGGGATTTGATCTGGATCAAGTGGGAACGCCTGACCTAGAATACCCGGGGGAACGGGGACGGGGCATTTTTTTAATCAAGTCCATCATGGACTCAGTAAATTATCGGAAAATTAAGGGCGGCAATGTGTTAGAAATGAGGAAAATGCTTGATTGA
- a CDS encoding NAD-glutamate dehydrogenase domain-containing protein, with product MEVCESRTTYSDYEQKKSELHSLLEQQSKVHEKRFLKALATVLISPNSFFLYIPAYQAASLLADFLALIETRKTEVATHCFPFPENTGTLLLISSPYTSYLADSLEASRESQDIDFHLMAYHVLMIKRRGGQIIDLGTADKPGPKELLILLKLEEVSGKKFQDFTAAIQKIFSEALKVQSDKVNITAQIKQLEQASSLQAWKSFLSWCRQGAFIPFAYHCFIVNSQSGKKFAAQEQNDKHLGLPFESLLGSTKEENISPLSTILRPKEIQRELPVLVQKTSIKSPLYRPEYLTYLGIREPLEEGKSREHAFIGLFSEETFVGNAMNIPALRDKVEQTLKQLHQPTLGHEYDKLIELFHFFPKVEFFFIGEMQLQIIARSLLPFLYRSDTVKLLILASPSPTRIAALVLIPQELFNESHLKDIETYLCHELKATLDNSQIIRGTHNHYIGLCLTLIPQKEEVFIPINQLEKSLTQIAKPWNYKLQVLLEQTMGKKQGEILWNKYRKGFLPEYQALTPPQAALQDIKGLERVLETGQQFIDLRESPYELPKGRYRLQFYSLQESFLDEFMPVLENLGLRVIDQVRFTLEIENRGLFIKSFSISVARDIAKPLSSLRVPLLDALGTLFRGEVDDDSLNELLVLTGLSWKEVDIFRSYRNYYFQLGTPFTHARFHQSLNHNPQVALLLCRYFEARFRPNPQWDDPMRREEEGLLPIRLELATALKSVTDVNEDRILRTLFNLIDATVRTNFYHRQKQGDYFLAFKISSLGIIDMPAPRPLYEIYIHSATMEGIHLRGGRVARGGLRWSDRPDDFRTEILGLMHTQMMKNSLIVPVGAKGGFVVKRSFSSREEGAKLAKQAYITFIRGLLDLTDNREGTRIVRPPKVVAYDEEDPYLVVAADKGTAHLPDTANEVAQEYHFWLGDAFASGGAFGYHHKKLGITARGAWECVKRHFRELGLDTQTQPFTVIGVGSMDGDVFGNGMLLSRQIRLLAAFGAEHIFIDPDPDPELSYKERKRLFELPGSSWNDYDNTLISKGGGIYLRRAKDIPLSPQVRHWLKTRHPFMDGEDLIRLLLTAPTDLLWFGGIGTYVKASIEKHIDVGDRANDAVRVDASQLQARVVGEGANLGVTQRGRIEYALGGGLINTDAIDNSGGVDLSDHEVNLKIFFNHLRERKVISSEEEQNHWLEKVKEEVCQQVLTNNYSQSLCLSLDRERCLRDTEPFMELADRLENAGLLDHISDTFPHRKEVLARHGEGLTRPELAVLMSYSKMQLYQILLEQPDILSEPFLQEFAVSYFPRAINEQFGNHVYDHPLGKEITATILCNTLIDHTGCTFLTWVEELKDIPIAHHPMVAYLSFDKILEGNTLRTQIYALDTIIPASRQCGLLLKFEDTLASFCRWTLANNKRIIPDEKTLTSFRYYLEQYERYQEEILTESENQPLTERVRELIEEGFSAKISRRIALLDHLTDFPLLVDLGNTSGKEFALVVSIYEAVSNYLGYPKIKEILPQVPVRNRWEYRAIITLKEQFGTYLSSLTLAILATPEHDIATFFSTAKRQQRLLQYQRLWEELRETPPTELLPFTVLSGKLEALVQD from the coding sequence GTGGAAGTCTGTGAATCCCGAACAACCTATAGCGATTACGAACAAAAAAAAAGCGAGCTTCATTCACTTTTAGAGCAGCAAAGTAAAGTCCACGAAAAGCGCTTTCTTAAAGCGCTTGCCACAGTGCTTATTAGCCCTAATTCTTTTTTTCTTTACATCCCCGCTTATCAGGCAGCCTCCTTATTGGCCGATTTTCTTGCCCTCATTGAGACACGCAAGACAGAGGTTGCAACCCATTGTTTTCCTTTTCCGGAGAACACCGGTACATTGTTGCTAATAAGCTCACCCTATACTTCCTATCTGGCGGACTCCCTGGAAGCTTCAAGAGAATCGCAAGATATCGACTTTCATCTCATGGCTTACCATGTCTTAATGATAAAGCGCCGTGGCGGGCAAATCATTGACTTGGGAACAGCTGATAAACCTGGCCCCAAAGAGTTATTGATCCTTCTAAAACTTGAAGAGGTTAGTGGAAAAAAATTCCAAGATTTTACTGCGGCCATTCAAAAAATATTCTCAGAAGCTTTAAAAGTCCAAAGTGATAAGGTAAATATTACCGCCCAGATTAAGCAATTAGAACAGGCGTCTTCTCTCCAAGCATGGAAAAGCTTTTTAAGTTGGTGCCGACAAGGTGCTTTTATTCCATTTGCCTACCATTGCTTTATCGTCAATTCTCAATCCGGTAAAAAATTTGCTGCTCAAGAACAAAATGATAAGCATTTGGGATTACCTTTTGAATCCTTATTAGGATCAACAAAGGAAGAAAACATTTCTCCTTTATCCACCATACTGAGACCTAAAGAAATCCAACGGGAATTACCGGTTCTCGTTCAGAAAACCAGCATAAAAAGTCCCCTTTACCGCCCCGAATACTTAACCTATCTGGGCATCAGAGAACCCTTGGAAGAAGGAAAAAGCAGAGAACACGCTTTTATAGGCTTGTTTTCTGAAGAGACATTCGTAGGCAACGCAATGAACATCCCTGCGTTGCGAGATAAAGTAGAGCAAACTTTAAAACAATTACACCAGCCTACCCTAGGTCACGAATACGATAAACTTATCGAGCTATTCCATTTCTTCCCTAAAGTAGAGTTCTTTTTTATAGGCGAAATGCAATTACAAATTATTGCTCGCTCCTTACTGCCTTTTCTTTACCGCTCAGACACGGTTAAATTACTCATACTTGCAAGCCCTAGCCCTACCCGAATCGCGGCTCTCGTTCTTATTCCCCAAGAACTTTTTAACGAATCCCATTTAAAGGACATAGAAACATACCTTTGCCACGAACTCAAGGCCACTCTTGATAACTCTCAAATTATTAGGGGAACTCACAACCATTATATTGGCTTGTGCTTGACGTTGATTCCCCAAAAAGAAGAAGTATTCATTCCCATTAATCAGTTGGAAAAATCTCTCACCCAGATTGCTAAACCCTGGAATTACAAACTTCAGGTATTGCTAGAGCAGACAATGGGGAAAAAGCAAGGGGAGATTTTATGGAATAAATACCGCAAAGGATTTCTACCGGAATATCAGGCGCTAACTCCACCCCAAGCAGCCCTCCAAGATATCAAGGGGTTAGAGCGCGTCCTAGAAACGGGACAACAATTTATTGATTTACGGGAGTCTCCTTACGAACTACCCAAAGGACGCTATCGTCTTCAGTTTTATAGCCTACAGGAAAGCTTTCTTGATGAGTTCATGCCGGTATTAGAAAATTTAGGCTTAAGAGTCATTGATCAAGTTCGGTTTACCCTTGAAATAGAAAACCGTGGGCTTTTTATTAAGAGCTTTTCTATAAGCGTCGCCAGAGATATAGCCAAGCCGCTTTCTTCTCTGCGCGTTCCTCTTCTGGATGCTTTAGGAACTCTATTTCGTGGTGAAGTTGACGACGATTCCTTAAATGAGCTGTTGGTATTGACGGGGCTTTCCTGGAAGGAAGTCGATATATTCCGCAGCTATCGAAATTATTACTTCCAACTTGGCACGCCTTTTACACACGCCCGTTTTCACCAGTCTCTTAACCATAATCCCCAGGTGGCTTTACTTTTATGCCGCTATTTTGAGGCCCGATTTCGCCCCAACCCCCAGTGGGACGATCCGATGCGGCGGGAAGAGGAAGGATTGCTTCCTATTCGCTTAGAACTGGCTACCGCTCTCAAGTCAGTCACAGATGTCAATGAAGACCGCATTCTACGGACCCTATTTAATCTTATTGATGCTACTGTGCGCACCAATTTTTATCATCGGCAAAAACAAGGAGATTACTTTCTTGCTTTCAAGATTAGTAGCTTAGGCATTATTGATATGCCCGCCCCTAGACCTCTGTATGAAATCTACATTCATTCTGCCACCATGGAAGGGATTCACTTGCGCGGTGGACGGGTAGCGCGGGGAGGACTTCGCTGGTCGGATCGCCCCGATGACTTCCGGACCGAGATCCTCGGATTGATGCACACGCAAATGATGAAAAACTCCCTCATTGTTCCAGTGGGTGCCAAGGGAGGCTTCGTTGTAAAGCGCTCCTTTAGTTCCCGCGAGGAAGGGGCAAAGCTAGCTAAACAGGCCTATATTACCTTTATCCGGGGCCTTCTCGATCTTACTGATAACCGGGAAGGAACCCGGATCGTCCGTCCGCCCAAAGTTGTTGCCTATGACGAAGAGGATCCTTACTTGGTCGTTGCCGCCGATAAGGGCACGGCTCATCTACCTGATACTGCCAATGAAGTCGCTCAGGAGTATCATTTCTGGCTGGGTGACGCCTTCGCTAGTGGAGGCGCTTTTGGCTACCACCATAAGAAATTGGGCATCACGGCTCGTGGTGCCTGGGAGTGCGTAAAGCGGCATTTCCGTGAGCTGGGTCTTGATACCCAAACCCAACCTTTTACCGTTATAGGCGTTGGCAGCATGGATGGGGATGTATTTGGCAATGGTATGCTGCTTTCCCGCCAAATACGCTTGCTAGCCGCGTTCGGGGCCGAGCACATTTTTATTGATCCTGATCCAGACCCGGAGCTTTCCTATAAAGAAAGGAAACGATTATTTGAGCTACCCGGTTCCTCCTGGAATGATTACGATAACACCTTGATTTCCAAGGGAGGAGGCATTTATCTTCGCCGGGCCAAGGATATCCCTCTTTCTCCCCAGGTGCGCCACTGGCTCAAGACGCGGCATCCATTCATGGATGGTGAGGATCTCATTCGTTTACTCCTGACGGCCCCGACTGATCTGCTCTGGTTTGGGGGTATTGGCACCTATGTTAAAGCAAGTATAGAAAAACATATTGATGTGGGCGACCGCGCCAATGATGCGGTTCGGGTCGATGCTTCACAACTACAAGCACGGGTAGTAGGCGAAGGTGCTAACCTGGGTGTTACCCAAAGAGGACGCATCGAATATGCCCTAGGAGGCGGCCTTATCAATACGGATGCCATTGATAATTCCGGTGGCGTAGATCTTTCTGACCATGAGGTTAATCTCAAGATCTTTTTTAATCACTTGAGAGAAAGAAAAGTCATCTCTTCTGAGGAAGAACAAAACCACTGGCTTGAGAAAGTCAAGGAAGAAGTATGCCAGCAGGTATTAACCAACAATTATAGCCAAAGTCTGTGCTTATCCCTTGATCGGGAGCGCTGCCTGCGGGACACTGAGCCTTTTATGGAGCTAGCGGATCGCTTAGAAAACGCTGGCTTGCTCGATCATATTTCCGATACATTTCCCCATCGCAAGGAAGTCCTGGCGCGCCATGGGGAGGGTTTGACCCGTCCCGAATTGGCTGTTTTAATGTCCTATAGCAAGATGCAGCTTTACCAAATTCTTTTAGAGCAGCCAGATATCTTGTCTGAACCATTTCTGCAAGAGTTCGCTGTTAGCTATTTTCCCCGGGCCATAAACGAGCAGTTTGGTAACCATGTATACGATCACCCCTTAGGGAAAGAAATTACAGCGACTATTTTATGTAACACCCTTATTGATCACACAGGATGCACTTTTCTTACCTGGGTAGAAGAATTAAAAGATATTCCTATTGCCCATCACCCAATGGTAGCTTATTTAAGCTTCGATAAAATCCTAGAAGGAAATACGCTTCGTACCCAAATTTATGCTTTAGATACTATCATTCCCGCTTCCCGTCAGTGTGGCTTATTATTAAAATTTGAAGATACACTAGCAAGTTTCTGCCGCTGGACCCTCGCCAATAATAAGCGGATTATTCCCGACGAAAAAACGCTAACTTCGTTCCGCTATTATTTAGAACAATATGAACGATATCAAGAAGAAATTTTAACTGAGTCCGAAAACCAGCCTCTTACAGAAAGGGTAAGGGAGCTTATAGAAGAAGGTTTTTCAGCAAAAATTTCCCGCCGTATCGCTCTCTTGGATCATCTCACAGACTTTCCTTTATTAGTAGATCTCGGCAATACTTCAGGAAAAGAATTTGCTCTCGTAGTGAGTATTTATGAGGCGGTTTCCAATTATCTTGGCTATCCTAAGATAAAAGAAATTTTACCTCAAGTACCCGTGCGTAATCGTTGGGAATATAGAGCGATAATCACACTTAAAGAGCAGTTCGGAACCTATCTATCAAGCTTAACGTTAGCCATACTAGCTACTCCAGAGCACGACATTGCCACTTTTTTCTCCACGGCAAAGCGTCAACAGAGATTATTGCAATACCAAAGATTGTGGGAAGAATTAAGGGAAACTCCACCTACTGAGTTGCTTCCTTTTACGGTGCTGAGCGGAAAGTTAGAAGCCTTAGTTCAGGATTAA